The Caldicellulosiruptoraceae bacterium PP1 nucleotide sequence TTGATTTTCTATATTTTAACATATCTTTTTTTGTTATGTCTTCACCTTTAAATATAATTTGCCCACTTGTTGGTTCATATAATCTAATTATCGTTCTACCTGTTGTAGATTTACCACAACCACTTTCACCTACTAGCCCAAGTGTTTCACCTTTATTTATATGAAAACTTACATCATCTACTGCTTTTACATATTGAACATTTCCTATACCCATTTTTACTGGAAAATATTTCTTCAAGTTTACTATTCTTAATAGCTCTTGTGACAACTTTTTCACCTACCTTAATTTAACAAGTATATTATCTGTTATTTATTGATTCTAAAATATCTTTTGGAGTATATTCATGGTTTAGCCAACAACGTGCAATATGCTTTTCACCAACATCAAAAAGCGGAGGCCTATGTTCTAAACAAACCTTCATTGCCCACTCACAACGAGGAGCAAATGGACATCCCTTTGGTGGTTTTAATAAATCTGGCGGTTGTCCTTCTATTGGAACAAGCCTTTTCTTAAGACCTTCGTGCATTTTAGGAACTGATTTTAAAAGTCCCCATGTATAAGGATGCTTAGGATTATAGAATATTTCATTAACAGAACCTTGTTCTACAATAATGCCACCATACATTACAATTACTCTTGAACAAATATCAGCTACAACACCAAGATCGTGTGTAATTAGTATTATTGACATTTTAATTTTCTGTTGGAGATCTTTCAACAGTTCAAGTATTTGTGCTTGAATAGTAACATCAAGTGCTGTTGTAGGCTCATCTGCAATCAATAATTTAGGGTTACACGATAAAGCCATAGCAATCATAACTCTTTGTCTCATTCCACCAGAAAATTCGTGTGGGTATTGCTTTAATCTTCTTTCTGGGCTTGGTATACCAACTAATTTGAGCATTTCTATTGCTCTTTTTTTGGCTTCTTCTGTTGTAACATTATTATGTGTTTTTATAGCTTCTACTAATTGATTTCCAATAGTAAACACAGGATTTAATGATGTCATAGGATCTTGGAATATCATACTAATCCTATTACCTCTAATTTGTTGCATTTGCTTTTCAGTTTTTGTTAAAAGGTCTTCGCCTTCAAAAATAATCTGTCCATTGACTATTTTACCTGGAGGTGCAATAAGCCTCATAAGTGACATAGAAGTAACAGATTTTCCACTACCAGATTCACCAACAATACCTACAGCTTCTGCTTCATCTATATAAAATGATACATTATCAACAGCTTTTACCTCACCTACGTGGGTAAAGAAAGAGGTTTTTAAATCCTTAACTTCAAGTATTTTCGCCAATTTATTTCACCTCAATTATTATTTTCTCATTCTTGGATCAAGAGCATCTCTTAACCCATCGCCAAACAAATTAAATGCAAGAATAATTAAACATATTAATAATGAAGGAAAGAATAATCTATACGGATAAGAAATAAATCCATTTAAACCATCAGAAGCAAGTGAGCCTAATGATGATGCAGGTGCATCAACACCAAGTCCAATGAAACTTAAGAATGATTCTGTAAATATTGCACTCGGTATTTGTAATGTTGAAGTTACAATAATTGAGCCAATTGTGTTTGGAATAAGGTGCCTAATTAATATCCTCCAACCACTAGCACCAATTGTTTTTGCTGCAGTTACATATTCTTGCTGTTTTAGACTTAGTATTTCACCACGAACAATTCTTGCC carries:
- a CDS encoding ABC transporter ATP-binding protein codes for the protein MAKILEVKDLKTSFFTHVGEVKAVDNVSFYIDEAEAVGIVGESGSGKSVTSMSLMRLIAPPGKIVNGQIIFEGEDLLTKTEKQMQQIRGNRISMIFQDPMTSLNPVFTIGNQLVEAIKTHNNVTTEEAKKRAIEMLKLVGIPSPERRLKQYPHEFSGGMRQRVMIAMALSCNPKLLIADEPTTALDVTIQAQILELLKDLQQKIKMSIILITHDLGVVADICSRVIVMYGGIIVEQGSVNEIFYNPKHPYTWGLLKSVPKMHEGLKKRLVPIEGQPPDLLKPPKGCPFAPRCEWAMKVCLEHRPPLFDVGEKHIARCWLNHEYTPKDILESINNR